Proteins encoded by one window of Streptomyces sp. NBC_01571:
- a CDS encoding BTAD domain-containing putative transcriptional regulator: protein MDGVPRVPEQRRAEESAALRFSVLGPVRAWRGEDSLPTGSPQQRALLAALLLREGRTATSGELIDALWGEEPPSQALAAVRTYASRLRKALDPGVLISESGGYAIRLSEGAGTLDLAEAQEISADAEKAKHSGDLCLARELLNRALALWDGEPLASVPGPYADTQRARLEEWRLQLLESRLDMDLEQGCHAEAVSELTALTAAHPLRERLRELLMLALYRSGRQAEALAVYADTRRLLADELGVDPRAGLKELQQRILQADPGLAEPSAPTAEPAAAPVRPAQLPATVTDFTGRASFVQELSDVLAAASTEEGRVMAVSALAGIGGVGKTTLAVHVAHQARAAFPDGQLYVDLQGAGARAAEPETVLGAFLRALGHPASSIPETLEERAALYRSVLDGRRVLVLLDNARDAAQVRPLLPGMEGCAALVTSRARMVDLAGAHLVDLDVMSPEEALQLFTKIVGQERVASEREAALDVVAACGFLPLAIRIAASRLAARRTWTVSVLAAKLGDERRRLDELQAGDLAVKATFELGYGQLEPAQARAFRLLGLADGPDISLAAAAAVLDLPVDDTEDLLESLVDTSLLESAAPGRYRYHDLVRLYARACAERDEQPPSERDAALSRLLDFYLATAAGVYAIERPGDRLVEHLEATKYPGLVFDDRHPAHDWLYAEANALLSCVRQSVADSRLRRAVDLLWAAKDLAESGANSREYEVAANAALERARAIGDARAAGRALTTLTDVHMVAGRFDQADAAAIEATRMAQEADDPVARCWAPNTRGIIAIYQSRHSEGEQHLNSAIENFRSNNNRPGEASALCNLSRIHMATGRVDSAVTLAQQGIDIYDSTGNALRGANGRYALGLALTRNGDLGPAAESLVEALETFRDSRQRLWEGMTLFRLAEVDLAARRPAQAASNAEMALTVLRGIGGEWRRGLVLTVLGRALSDIGQTGRAQVCWREALGIHEELGSPEADEVRGLLAVTAAV from the coding sequence ATGGACGGTGTACCGCGAGTGCCGGAGCAGCGGCGCGCCGAGGAATCGGCGGCGTTGCGCTTCAGCGTGCTCGGACCGGTGCGCGCCTGGCGCGGCGAGGACTCGCTGCCCACGGGGTCCCCGCAGCAACGCGCCCTGCTGGCAGCCCTGTTGCTGCGCGAGGGCCGGACCGCCACGTCCGGCGAGCTGATCGACGCCCTGTGGGGCGAGGAACCCCCCTCGCAGGCACTCGCCGCCGTCCGCACATACGCCTCCCGGCTCCGTAAGGCCCTCGACCCCGGCGTGCTGATCAGCGAGTCGGGCGGCTACGCGATCCGGCTGTCCGAGGGCGCGGGCACGCTGGACCTCGCCGAGGCCCAGGAGATCTCCGCCGACGCGGAGAAGGCGAAGCACTCCGGAGACCTGTGCCTCGCCCGCGAGCTGCTGAACAGGGCGCTGGCCCTGTGGGACGGGGAGCCCCTGGCGAGCGTGCCGGGTCCGTACGCCGACACCCAGCGGGCACGCCTGGAGGAATGGCGCCTCCAACTCCTGGAGTCCAGGCTCGACATGGACCTGGAGCAGGGCTGTCACGCGGAGGCGGTCTCCGAACTCACCGCCCTGACCGCGGCGCACCCCCTGCGCGAGCGGCTGCGCGAGCTGCTCATGCTGGCGCTGTACCGCAGCGGTCGGCAGGCCGAGGCCCTCGCCGTCTACGCCGACACCCGCCGGCTGCTCGCCGACGAACTGGGCGTCGACCCGCGCGCGGGCCTGAAGGAACTCCAGCAGCGCATCCTGCAGGCGGACCCGGGCCTCGCCGAGCCGTCCGCCCCGACGGCGGAACCCGCGGCGGCACCGGTCCGCCCGGCCCAGCTCCCGGCCACGGTCACGGATTTCACGGGCCGCGCCTCCTTCGTCCAGGAACTCAGCGACGTACTCGCCGCCGCCTCCACCGAGGAGGGCCGGGTGATGGCGGTCTCGGCGCTCGCGGGCATCGGGGGCGTGGGCAAGACGACCCTCGCCGTGCACGTCGCCCACCAGGCGCGCGCCGCCTTCCCCGACGGACAGCTCTACGTCGACCTCCAGGGCGCCGGGGCAAGGGCGGCGGAGCCGGAGACGGTGCTCGGCGCGTTCCTGCGCGCCCTGGGCCACCCGGCCTCCTCCATCCCCGAGACGCTGGAGGAACGCGCGGCGCTCTACCGCTCGGTCCTCGACGGCCGCCGGGTCCTGGTGCTGCTGGACAACGCCCGGGACGCCGCCCAGGTGCGCCCCCTGCTTCCCGGCATGGAGGGCTGCGCGGCCCTGGTGACGTCCCGGGCGCGGATGGTGGACCTGGCCGGCGCCCATCTGGTGGACCTCGACGTGATGTCCCCCGAGGAGGCCCTCCAGCTCTTCACGAAGATCGTCGGGCAGGAGCGGGTGGCGTCGGAGCGCGAGGCGGCCCTCGACGTGGTCGCGGCCTGCGGTTTCCTCCCGCTCGCGATCCGTATCGCCGCCTCCCGGCTGGCCGCCCGCCGCACCTGGACGGTCTCGGTGCTGGCGGCGAAGCTCGGCGACGAGCGCCGCCGCCTCGACGAACTCCAGGCCGGCGACCTCGCCGTCAAGGCCACCTTCGAACTCGGCTACGGCCAGCTGGAGCCCGCCCAGGCCCGCGCCTTCCGTCTGCTGGGCCTCGCGGACGGCCCGGACATCTCGCTGGCCGCCGCTGCCGCCGTCCTGGACCTCCCGGTCGACGACACCGAGGACCTCCTGGAATCCCTCGTCGACACCTCCCTCCTGGAATCCGCCGCCCCCGGCCGCTACCGGTACCACGACCTGGTCCGCCTCTACGCGCGCGCCTGCGCCGAACGCGACGAACAGCCGCCGAGCGAGCGGGACGCGGCGCTGTCGCGGCTGCTGGACTTCTACTTGGCGACGGCTGCCGGGGTCTATGCGATCGAGCGTCCCGGCGACCGGCTGGTGGAGCACCTGGAGGCCACGAAGTACCCGGGGCTGGTGTTCGACGATCGGCATCCGGCGCATGATTGGTTGTACGCCGAAGCCAACGCGCTCCTGTCGTGCGTGCGCCAGTCAGTGGCGGACAGCCGGCTTCGGAGGGCTGTCGACCTGCTCTGGGCCGCCAAGGATCTTGCCGAGTCGGGGGCCAATTCGCGCGAGTACGAGGTCGCCGCGAACGCGGCGCTCGAGCGCGCCCGTGCCATCGGCGACGCGCGTGCCGCCGGGCGGGCACTGACTACGCTCACCGACGTTCACATGGTCGCGGGCCGGTTCGATCAGGCTGACGCGGCCGCCATCGAGGCCACCCGCATGGCGCAGGAGGCGGACGACCCCGTCGCCAGGTGCTGGGCCCCCAACACCCGGGGCATCATTGCCATCTACCAGAGCCGGCATTCCGAGGGCGAGCAGCACCTGAACTCGGCCATCGAGAACTTCCGCAGCAACAACAACCGGCCGGGCGAGGCCAGCGCACTGTGCAACCTGTCCCGCATCCACATGGCCACGGGGCGGGTCGACAGCGCCGTCACCCTCGCTCAGCAGGGCATCGACATCTACGACTCCACCGGGAACGCCCTCAGGGGCGCGAACGGGCGCTACGCCCTGGGCCTGGCGCTCACCCGCAACGGGGACCTCGGCCCGGCGGCCGAAAGCCTCGTGGAAGCCTTGGAGACCTTCCGGGACAGCCGTCAGCGGCTCTGGGAGGGAATGACTCTCTTCCGGCTCGCCGAGGTCGATCTCGCCGCCCGCCGGCCGGCGCAGGCCGCGTCCAACGCGGAGATGGCCCTGACCGTGCTGCGGGGCATCGGCGGGGAGTGGCGACGCGGGCTCGTGCTCACAGTTCTCGGTCGCGCCCTCAGTGACATCGGACAGACCGGTCGCGCCCAAGTCTGCTGGCGGGAAGCCCTGGGGATCCACGAGGAGTTGGGCTCACCGGAAGCGGACGAGGTGCGCGGCCTGCTGGCCGTGACCGCCGCTGTCTGA
- a CDS encoding FadD3 family acyl-CoA ligase: MRGDLEWGSIPGLIRSAARRFADREAVVEGRTRITYAELGARVERAAAACLAEGVRTGDRVAVWAPNTLDWIVCALGAVSAGAVLVPLNTRFKGAEAAYVLARSRARLLFVTGTFLGTSYVASLRRAAGEGEGPGPLPGLPHLERVVVLSDDAPADFRTWKDFLADGEGVGTVEVRERAASVAAAAPSDIVFTSGTTGRPKGAVITHAQSLRGYAIWSELAGLRAGDRYLIVNPFFHTFGYKAGVLACLMRGATMVPQPVFDVDTVLANVAAERISVLPGPPTLHQSLLDHPNRDAYDLSALRLVVTGAAVVPLRLVERLRSELRIGTVLTAYGLSEASGIVTMCRRGDAPAVIASTSGRAIPDTEVRVADANGTPLAPGTPGEVLVRGFHVMRGYFEDPAATAAVLDPDGWLRTGDVGVLDTAGNLRITDRIKDMFIVGGFNAYPAEIEQLLGVHPEVADVAVIGVPDGRLGEVGRAYVVRRPGAALTSDDLIAWSRREMANYKVPRTVEFVTELPRNASGKVVKGDLRRR, from the coding sequence GTGCGCGGTGACTTGGAGTGGGGCAGCATCCCGGGGCTGATCCGGTCGGCGGCGCGGCGGTTCGCGGACCGCGAGGCCGTCGTCGAGGGCCGGACGCGCATCACGTACGCGGAGCTGGGCGCCCGCGTGGAACGGGCCGCGGCGGCCTGCCTGGCCGAGGGGGTGCGCACGGGAGACCGGGTCGCCGTCTGGGCGCCGAACACCCTCGACTGGATCGTCTGCGCGCTCGGCGCGGTCTCGGCGGGCGCCGTGCTGGTCCCGCTCAACACCCGCTTCAAGGGCGCCGAGGCGGCGTACGTACTGGCCCGGAGCAGGGCGAGACTGCTCTTCGTGACGGGGACGTTCCTGGGGACCTCGTACGTGGCGTCGCTCCGCCGGGCGGCCGGCGAGGGGGAGGGACCCGGTCCGCTCCCAGGACTCCCGCATCTGGAGCGGGTGGTGGTGCTGTCGGACGACGCCCCCGCCGACTTCCGTACCTGGAAGGACTTCCTCGCGGACGGGGAGGGCGTCGGGACGGTGGAGGTACGGGAGCGGGCGGCGTCCGTGGCGGCAGCCGCTCCGTCCGACATCGTCTTCACGTCGGGGACGACGGGACGGCCCAAGGGCGCGGTGATCACGCACGCGCAGAGCCTGCGGGGCTACGCGATCTGGAGCGAGCTGGCCGGGCTGCGGGCGGGCGACCGCTATCTGATCGTGAACCCCTTCTTCCACACCTTCGGGTACAAGGCGGGGGTGCTGGCCTGTCTGATGCGCGGCGCGACGATGGTCCCGCAGCCCGTGTTCGACGTGGACACGGTGCTGGCGAACGTGGCGGCGGAGCGCATCTCGGTCCTCCCCGGCCCGCCCACGCTCCACCAGTCCCTGCTGGACCACCCGAACCGGGACGCGTACGACCTGTCCGCGCTGAGACTGGTGGTGACGGGGGCGGCCGTGGTTCCCCTGCGACTGGTCGAGCGGCTGAGGTCCGAGCTGAGGATCGGCACCGTCCTCACCGCGTACGGGCTCTCCGAGGCGAGCGGGATCGTCACCATGTGCCGCCGGGGCGACGCCCCCGCCGTGATCGCCTCCACGTCGGGCCGCGCGATCCCGGACACGGAGGTCCGCGTGGCGGACGCGAACGGGACGCCCCTCGCCCCCGGCACCCCCGGCGAGGTGCTGGTCCGCGGCTTCCACGTGATGCGGGGCTACTTCGAGGACCCGGCGGCCACCGCGGCGGTGCTTGACCCGGACGGCTGGCTGCGCACCGGTGACGTGGGCGTCCTCGACACGGCCGGGAACCTGCGCATCACCGACCGGATCAAGGACATGTTCATCGTCGGCGGCTTCAACGCCTACCCCGCCGAGATAGAACAGCTCCTCGGCGTCCACCCGGAGGTCGCGGACGTGGCGGTGATCGGCGTGCCCGACGGACGGCTGGGAGAGGTCGGCAGGGCGTACGTCGTACGGCGCCCCGGAGCGGCTCTGACCAGCGACGACCTGATCGCCTGGTCGCGCCGCGAGATGGCCAACTACAAGGTCCCCCGGACGGTCGAGTTCGTGACCGAACTCCCTCGGAACGCGAGCGGGAAAGTGGTGAAGGGAGACCTTCGGCGGCGCTGA
- a CDS encoding lipid-transfer protein has product MARSTAGIKDATAVVGIGQTPFAKQLPDSEKTLACRAILAALDDAGIAPEEVDGLASYTMEETDEVEVAKALGFGDLTFFSKVGYGGGGSCATVAHLAAAVATGQATVGVAWRSRKRGSGPRPWKNTVAQLPTPAQWTRPFGLLRPADEIGMLARRYMHEYGATRDHLFNVALACRNRANQNPAAMMYDRPLTREMYMTSRWISEPLCLFDNCLETDGALACVVVSAERARDCRRRPVYVHSVAQGLPAQHHGMVNYWNDDPLTGPAWTAARHLWKNADFTPDDVDVAQIYDAFTPLIPLSLEGYGFCGRGEGAAFTEGGALETGGRLPLNTGGGGLSEAYVHGFNLINEGVKQLRGTSTAQVPGAATCLVTAGEGVPTSAVLLRT; this is encoded by the coding sequence ATGGCACGGAGCACGGCGGGGATCAAGGACGCCACGGCCGTCGTCGGCATCGGTCAGACCCCCTTCGCCAAGCAACTCCCCGATTCCGAGAAGACCTTGGCCTGTCGCGCGATTCTCGCCGCCCTCGACGACGCCGGGATCGCACCCGAGGAGGTCGACGGGCTGGCCTCCTACACCATGGAGGAGACCGACGAGGTCGAGGTCGCCAAGGCCCTCGGCTTCGGCGATCTCACCTTCTTCAGCAAGGTCGGTTACGGGGGCGGCGGTTCGTGCGCGACCGTCGCCCATCTCGCCGCCGCCGTCGCCACCGGGCAGGCGACGGTCGGGGTCGCCTGGCGGTCGCGCAAGCGCGGCAGCGGCCCCCGGCCCTGGAAGAACACGGTCGCCCAGCTCCCCACCCCGGCGCAGTGGACCCGCCCCTTCGGGCTGCTCAGGCCCGCCGACGAGATCGGCATGCTGGCACGGCGCTACATGCACGAGTACGGCGCCACCCGCGACCACCTCTTCAACGTCGCGCTCGCCTGCCGCAACCGGGCCAACCAGAACCCCGCCGCGATGATGTACGACCGCCCGCTCACCCGCGAGATGTACATGACCTCCCGCTGGATCAGCGAACCCCTCTGCCTGTTCGACAACTGCCTGGAGACCGACGGGGCGTTGGCGTGCGTGGTCGTGTCGGCCGAGCGCGCGCGGGACTGCCGGCGGCGGCCCGTGTACGTCCACTCCGTCGCCCAGGGCCTGCCCGCCCAGCACCACGGCATGGTCAACTACTGGAACGACGACCCGCTCACCGGCCCCGCCTGGACCGCCGCCCGGCACCTGTGGAAGAACGCCGACTTCACCCCGGACGACGTCGACGTGGCGCAGATCTACGACGCCTTCACGCCCCTCATACCGCTCTCCCTTGAGGGCTACGGCTTCTGCGGCCGTGGCGAGGGCGCCGCCTTCACCGAGGGCGGCGCGCTGGAGACCGGCGGACGGCTGCCCCTCAACACGGGCGGGGGCGGGCTCAGCGAGGCGTACGTCCACGGCTTCAACCTCATCAACGAGGGCGTGAAGCAGCTGCGCGGGACCAGCACCGCGCAGGTGCCGGGAGCCGCCACCTGTCTGGTCACGGCCGGGGAAGGGGTCCCCACCTCCGCGGTCCTGCTGCGAACCTGA
- a CDS encoding Zn-ribbon domain-containing OB-fold protein: MLSPVVDDDGAPFWEYAARGELRIQACADCGELRFPPRPCCPHCRSFDSRWRLMSGLGRVWSYVVPHPPLLPAYAARVPYNAAVVELADAPHIRLVGNLVAGPGAPLGSLAPDRIRIGARVRIVSGAEGLPQWVLERS; this comes from the coding sequence CTGCTCTCGCCGGTCGTGGACGACGACGGCGCGCCCTTCTGGGAGTACGCCGCCCGGGGCGAGCTGCGGATCCAGGCGTGCGCCGACTGCGGCGAGCTGCGCTTCCCGCCCCGGCCCTGCTGTCCCCACTGCCGTTCCTTCGACAGCCGGTGGCGGCTGATGAGCGGGCTGGGCCGCGTCTGGTCGTACGTGGTCCCGCATCCGCCCCTGCTGCCGGCCTACGCGGCCCGGGTGCCGTACAACGCGGCCGTCGTCGAACTCGCCGACGCCCCGCACATCCGCCTGGTGGGCAACCTGGTCGCCGGACCCGGCGCCCCGCTGGGCTCCCTCGCCCCCGACCGGATCCGGATCGGGGCGCGGGTACGGATCGTGTCCGGCGCCGAGGGGCTGCCGCAGTGGGTTCTGGAGCGGTCGTGA
- a CDS encoding enoyl-CoA hydratase/isomerase family protein: MSGGLRISCDKDTGVAVLTLDRPARLNAIDAATAAELTAAWQAFRFDDSVRAVVVTGAGERAFCTGLDRAAEVPQPDSPFMVDDPLLRIGPKANDLWKPVVAAVRGMACGGAFYLLGEAEFVVADETATFFDPHTTYGMVSAYESVYMAHRMPYGEAARMALLGTAERMSARRAYDIGLVSELTPPGAALGAAVRCAEVVASCPTEGVQGTVRALWTAHEAARAHAFAQSPQLISLGNLPPARQAELFSTRSPDGFRTR; encoded by the coding sequence GTGAGCGGCGGGCTGCGGATCTCCTGCGACAAGGACACCGGGGTCGCCGTGCTCACCCTGGACCGGCCCGCCAGACTCAACGCGATCGATGCCGCGACCGCCGCCGAACTCACCGCCGCCTGGCAGGCGTTCCGGTTCGACGACTCCGTGCGGGCCGTCGTCGTCACCGGGGCGGGCGAGCGGGCCTTCTGCACCGGACTCGACCGTGCGGCCGAGGTGCCCCAGCCGGACTCGCCCTTCATGGTGGACGATCCGCTCCTGCGGATCGGCCCCAAGGCCAACGACCTGTGGAAGCCGGTCGTGGCCGCCGTGCGCGGAATGGCCTGCGGAGGCGCCTTCTACCTGCTCGGGGAGGCGGAGTTCGTCGTCGCCGACGAGACCGCGACCTTCTTCGATCCGCATACGACCTACGGCATGGTCAGCGCGTACGAGTCCGTCTACATGGCGCATCGGATGCCGTACGGGGAGGCCGCGCGGATGGCACTGCTGGGGACCGCCGAGCGGATGTCCGCGCGGCGCGCGTACGACATCGGGCTGGTGTCGGAACTCACGCCTCCCGGCGCGGCGTTGGGGGCCGCCGTCCGGTGCGCCGAGGTCGTCGCGTCCTGTCCGACGGAGGGCGTGCAGGGCACCGTGCGCGCCCTGTGGACGGCCCACGAGGCGGCCCGCGCCCACGCCTTCGCCCAGTCCCCCCAGCTCATCTCCCTGGGCAACCTGCCCCCGGCCCGGCAGGCGGAACTGTTCTCCACCCGGAGCCCGGACGGCTTCCGGACGCGCTGA
- a CDS encoding PQQ-binding-like beta-propeller repeat protein, whose product MVDQLTQHDPRRIGPFEVLGRLGAGGMGLVYLARSASGRRVAIKTVRTELAEDQLFRVRFTREVEAARAVSGFYTAAVVDADPRAAVPWLATAYVPAPSLEEIVNECGPMPAQAVRWLAAGVAEALQSIHGAGLVHRDLKPSNVLVVEDGPRVIDFGIASGVSNTRLTMTNVAVGTPAYMSPEQAKDSRSVTGASDVFSLGSMLVFAATGHAPFHGANPVETVFMLLREGPDLEGLPDELRPLIESCMQMEATGRPNPADLQAQLAPHLFGSGSDDSGTASAWLPERAVGLIESRRGGRPPVKPSPSGGRSGGGRQGVPPPPSHAPAVVGAPDTGPVRLAGAKVPIGPGPRVADARAAAVKAPPPEAGLAASWSRPRVGVNGADPVAAIAPPPPPDSPSGWRPWRFRMSNDVWGTPTVAGDLVYVTSFEVHALDVATGRRSFKTRDVAWSMAVADGRIHASDGPTLFALDAREGADLWRLATDAWVYSLKADRGTVVTGTRGGGVQAWEASNGQKLWEVTGAQTDFESPEAGPAVHDGTVFVWKDARLRALEARTGEERWSYPIGDAASCGGVPVRLTRAEDGYVYISAGTRVLAVDVASGHVRWHFEAPAVFLCPPTFVPGPAVAGGGVYLADYLGTVYALDATDGRDRWRIATEARASIEPVLVAAGHVHVGSGKGLYTLDAVTGTPKWRFQAGGDIVGAPAVAEGRIHFGSTDHLLYTLKADDGRLRWKLATGGEITGAPVVKDGVVYACSKDRCVYALDAEKGTGTARTA is encoded by the coding sequence GTGGTGGATCAGCTGACGCAGCACGATCCGCGTCGGATCGGGCCGTTCGAGGTGCTGGGGCGGCTGGGAGCCGGCGGCATGGGGCTGGTCTATCTCGCGCGCTCGGCCTCCGGCCGTCGCGTGGCGATCAAGACGGTCAGAACGGAGCTCGCCGAGGACCAGTTGTTCCGGGTGCGCTTCACGCGTGAGGTCGAGGCCGCGCGCGCGGTCTCCGGCTTCTACACGGCGGCCGTGGTCGACGCCGACCCGCGCGCCGCGGTGCCGTGGCTGGCCACCGCGTACGTTCCGGCGCCCTCCCTCGAGGAAATAGTGAACGAGTGCGGGCCGATGCCGGCCCAGGCGGTGCGCTGGCTGGCCGCGGGCGTCGCGGAGGCCCTGCAGTCCATCCATGGCGCGGGGCTCGTCCACCGCGACCTGAAACCCTCGAACGTCCTGGTGGTCGAGGACGGGCCGCGGGTCATCGACTTCGGTATCGCGTCCGGCGTATCGAACACCCGTCTGACGATGACGAATGTCGCCGTCGGTACACCCGCGTACATGTCACCCGAGCAGGCGAAGGACTCGCGCAGCGTCACCGGCGCGAGCGATGTCTTCTCGCTCGGCTCGATGCTCGTCTTCGCCGCCACCGGGCACGCCCCCTTCCACGGCGCGAACCCGGTCGAGACGGTCTTCATGCTGCTCCGGGAGGGCCCCGACCTCGAGGGCCTCCCGGACGAGCTGAGGCCGCTGATCGAGTCCTGTATGCAGATGGAGGCGACCGGCCGCCCCAACCCCGCCGACCTCCAGGCGCAGCTGGCTCCCCACCTGTTCGGCTCGGGGTCGGACGACAGCGGTACGGCATCGGCCTGGCTGCCCGAGCGGGCGGTGGGCCTGATCGAGTCGCGCCGCGGGGGCCGTCCGCCGGTGAAGCCCTCGCCGTCCGGGGGTCGCAGCGGTGGCGGACGCCAGGGGGTGCCCCCGCCGCCCTCGCACGCTCCCGCGGTCGTCGGCGCGCCCGACACCGGTCCGGTGCGGCTGGCGGGTGCCAAGGTGCCCATCGGCCCCGGGCCGCGCGTCGCCGACGCCCGCGCCGCCGCCGTGAAGGCCCCTCCTCCGGAGGCGGGGCTCGCCGCCTCCTGGTCGCGGCCGCGCGTGGGCGTGAACGGCGCCGACCCCGTGGCGGCGATCGCGCCGCCGCCCCCGCCGGACTCCCCGTCCGGCTGGCGGCCCTGGCGCTTCCGTATGTCGAACGACGTCTGGGGGACGCCCACGGTCGCCGGCGACCTCGTCTACGTCACGTCCTTCGAGGTCCACGCCCTGGACGTGGCGACCGGCCGCCGCAGCTTCAAGACGCGGGACGTGGCCTGGTCGATGGCGGTGGCGGACGGCCGTATCCACGCCTCCGACGGCCCGACGCTCTTCGCCCTGGACGCCCGGGAGGGCGCCGATCTGTGGCGGCTGGCGACGGATGCCTGGGTCTACTCCCTCAAGGCCGACCGGGGGACGGTCGTCACCGGGACGCGCGGCGGCGGGGTGCAGGCCTGGGAGGCCTCCAACGGCCAGAAACTCTGGGAGGTCACCGGCGCCCAGACCGACTTCGAGTCCCCGGAGGCCGGACCCGCCGTGCACGACGGCACGGTGTTCGTGTGGAAGGACGCACGGCTGCGCGCGCTGGAGGCCCGTACGGGTGAAGAGCGCTGGTCGTACCCGATCGGCGACGCGGCGTCGTGCGGCGGTGTGCCGGTCCGGCTGACCCGGGCCGAGGACGGCTACGTCTACATCTCCGCGGGCACCCGGGTGCTCGCCGTCGACGTGGCGAGCGGTCACGTCCGCTGGCACTTCGAGGCACCGGCGGTCTTCCTGTGCCCGCCGACCTTCGTACCGGGGCCCGCGGTCGCCGGGGGCGGCGTGTACCTCGCGGACTACCTCGGCACGGTGTACGCGCTCGACGCCACCGACGGGCGCGACCGCTGGCGCATCGCGACCGAGGCCCGTGCCTCCATCGAGCCGGTGCTCGTCGCCGCGGGGCATGTCCACGTAGGCAGCGGAAAGGGCCTGTACACCCTGGACGCGGTCACGGGCACGCCGAAGTGGCGCTTCCAGGCGGGCGGCGACATCGTGGGCGCGCCGGCCGTGGCCGAGGGCCGTATCCACTTCGGCTCCACGGACCATCTGCTGTACACGCTGAAGGCCGACGACGGGCGCCTGCGCTGGAAGCTGGCGACCGGCGGCGAGATCACCGGCGCCCCCGTCGTCAAGGACGGTGTCGTGTACGCCTGCAGCAAGGACCGCTGTGTGTATGCCCTGGACGCGGAGAAGGGCACCGGGACGGCCCGCACGGCGTGA
- a CDS encoding VOC family protein, with translation MAVSPASGASDASGAFPEGVPCWVEAQLPDVEAGRRFYGELFGWTFGEGFGPPATGVWARHHGEPVAGLAPKGDGRMPTVWTVYFATPDAAALAARITTAGGQLITAPTPVGPFGTTALATDPEGAVFGLWQAGDHPGFGKRHAPGSFCWAELYARDTWVVDAFYGALFHDALFGADASPDVGRAPVLDVFPAEMPPHFLVHFGVENVEAVLGTVNRLGGRVQVPAFDTSYGKVAVVTDNQGASFAVIQR, from the coding sequence ATGGCCGTATCCCCGGCATCCGGCGCCTCCGACGCGTCCGGTGCCTTCCCCGAAGGCGTCCCCTGCTGGGTGGAAGCGCAGCTTCCCGACGTGGAGGCGGGCCGGCGCTTCTACGGTGAGCTGTTCGGCTGGACCTTCGGGGAGGGGTTCGGGCCGCCCGCGACCGGTGTGTGGGCGCGCCACCACGGCGAGCCCGTCGCCGGTCTGGCGCCCAAGGGGGACGGCCGGATGCCCACCGTCTGGACGGTGTACTTCGCCACCCCGGACGCCGCGGCGCTGGCGGCCCGGATCACCACGGCGGGCGGACAGCTGATCACCGCTCCCACACCGGTGGGCCCCTTCGGCACGACGGCCCTCGCCACCGACCCCGAGGGTGCCGTGTTCGGCCTCTGGCAGGCCGGGGACCACCCCGGTTTCGGAAAGCGGCACGCGCCGGGCTCCTTCTGCTGGGCGGAGTTGTACGCACGCGACACCTGGGTCGTCGACGCGTTCTACGGGGCCCTCTTCCACGACGCCCTCTTCGGCGCCGACGCCTCCCCGGACGTCGGCCGGGCCCCCGTCCTCGACGTCTTCCCGGCCGAGATGCCGCCGCACTTCCTGGTCCATTTCGGGGTCGAGAACGTCGAGGCGGTACTCGGAACGGTGAACCGGCTCGGCGGCCGGGTCCAGGTACCCGCCTTCGACACCTCGTACGGAAAAGTGGCCGTCGTCACCGACAATCAAGGGGCGTCGTTCGCCGTCATCCAGCGGTGA
- a CDS encoding TetR family transcriptional regulator — MRTVDGRVAGRRGQATRQKLLDCLSEMLSSSPYRDVKVIDVARKAGTSPATFYQYFPDVEGAVLEIAEQMAAEGAGLTELLDGRSWAGKAGWQTAQELVDGFLEFWRKNDAILRVVDLGAAEGDKRFYKIRMKILNSVNNSLTDTVAELQAKGRVDKDVNPAAMAGSLVAMLAAVASHQKGFQTWGVKQAELKPNLALLVHLGVTGKKPTR; from the coding sequence GTGCGTACCGTCGACGGCCGCGTGGCCGGTCGGCGTGGGCAGGCGACCAGGCAGAAGCTGCTCGACTGCCTCAGTGAAATGCTCAGCTCCTCTCCCTACCGGGACGTCAAAGTCATTGATGTCGCCCGTAAGGCAGGCACTTCACCGGCGACTTTCTACCAGTACTTTCCGGACGTCGAAGGCGCCGTCCTGGAGATCGCGGAGCAAATGGCCGCGGAGGGCGCCGGGTTGACGGAACTGCTCGACGGGCGCTCCTGGGCCGGCAAGGCCGGCTGGCAGACCGCACAGGAACTCGTGGACGGGTTCCTGGAGTTCTGGCGGAAGAACGACGCCATTCTCCGCGTGGTCGACCTGGGCGCCGCCGAGGGCGACAAGCGGTTCTACAAGATCCGCATGAAGATCCTGAATTCGGTGAACAACTCCCTTACGGACACGGTCGCCGAGCTGCAGGCCAAGGGCAGGGTCGACAAGGACGTGAACCCCGCGGCGATGGCCGGCTCCCTCGTCGCGATGCTCGCGGCGGTGGCCTCGCACCAGAAGGGGTTCCAGACGTGGGGTGTCAAACAGGCTGAACTCAAGCCGAATCTGGCGCTGTTGGTGCACCTCGGCGTGACCGGGAAGAAGCCGACCAGGTAG